TTCCTGTCGAAGATCGAGCTGCGGCGCGGGAAGGAGGCGACGATGGCGCCGTGGCGCAAGCGCCTGTTCATCGCCACCTCCTACATCACGGCCGACGCCGCCGAGTACTTCGGCCTCCCCCGCGACCGCACGATCATCATGGGCTCCCACATCGAGGTGTAGGCATCCCGCCCCGCAGGGGATGCCCCACGCCCGAGCCGTGCTGCGCCGGTACGGACGTCGGGGAGCGGGGCCACCAGATGACTTGGCAGCCCTGCCCCGAGGTCACGCGGTGGTGCGGCGGCTTCCCGCACTGAGGGCGACGTAGAGCGCCAGCGACGACGCCAGCCCCACCGCCCAGCCGTAGTCGGCGAGCGGCTTGAGGAGGGGATCAGGCCGTCGGTGGGGAACGGGCCGCCGTAGGAGCCGCCGACGGCGAGGAGGCCGCCCACGGCGAAGGCGGTGACAGCGCGCCAGTTCCAGCCGCCCACGTACCAGTAGCGGCCGCCGGGGCGGTAGAGGTCGGCGAGGTCCAGGGTGCTACGGCGGACGATCCAGTAGTCGGCGATCAGGATGCCCGCGACCGTGCCGAGCAGGCCGCCGACCACGCCGAGCCAGGTGAAGATGTAGATCTGCGGATCTGAGATCAGCTTCCACGGGAAGATCACGATCCCGACCACACCGGTGATCAGCGCCCCGGTGCGGAACGTGACCCACTTCGGCAGCAGGTTCGACAGGTCGTACGCAGGCGACACCACGTTGGCCGCGATGTTGACGGACAGGGTGGCGATCATGACGGTCAGCAGGGCGAACAGGATGCCCGCCGTGGAGTCCATCTTCGCCGCCAGCGCGATCGGGTCCCAGATCGGCGTCCCGTAGACCGCCTGCGAGCCGGAGGTCACCAGCACCGACAGCAACGCGAAGAACGTCATCGTGGTCGGCAGGCCCAACGCCTGGCCGCGGATCTGGGCCTTCTGCGAGCCGCCGAAGCGGGTGAAGTCCGGGATGTTCAGTGACAGCGTGGACCAGAAGCCGATCATGCCCATCAGCGCGGGGAAGAAGACCTTCCAGAAGCCGCTCCCCCAGCCGAGCTTGGACGGCTGGTCCAGCAGCGGCCCGAAGCCGCCCGCCTTCACGCTGATCCACACCAGCAGGGCGATCGCGCCGACGATGACGAACGGCGCCGCCCAGTTCTCGAACCGGCGCAGCGTCTCCATGCCGCGGGCGATGATCGCCATCTGGATCAGCCAGAACACCAGGAAGGACAGCCACTGCGTCCACGGGTAGCCACCGACATGGGACGCCGTCAGCCAGCCGTTGCCGATCAGCTTGCCCGCCAGCAGGAAGATGCCCTCGCCGCCGATCCAGGTCTGGATGCCGAACCACGCGCACGCCACCGCCGCCCGCACCATCGCCGGCAGGTTCGCCCCCGCAGTCCGAACGAGGCCCGGGCGAACACCGGGAACGGAATCCCGTACTTGGTGCCCGCGTGCCCGGTGAGCAGCATCGGCACCAGCACGATCAGGTTGGCGAGCGCGATGGTGAGGATGGCCTGCTTCCAGTCCATGCCCAGCGCGACCAGCCCGGACGCCAGCGTCCAGGACGGGATGTTGTGGGCCATGCCGACCCAGAGGCTCAGATAGTTGTAAACGCCCCAGGTGCGTCTGGCGACCGGGACGGGCGCGAGGTCGGCGTTGACGAACCGGGAGTCGTCGAGGACGACCCCCTCGGCGAGGGCGACCCGGCCGTCGGGGTAGGTCTGCTGGGTCATGGACGTTCCGGCTATGGATGGGGCATCGGAGGACATGGCGGGCCACCTCGGGGTCGCAGGATCTCGCGGGGGAAGACATCGACAGAGGAGAACAGAGGAAGCTGGCAGACCTGCAGGTCAAAGCCCTAACGCGATGGTCGTGTTCTCTCTTGCGCGACCCAGAGGGCGAGGAAGTGGTAGGTGGTCCAGCGTCGCGCGGCGACGGCGACGGCGACGGCGACGGCGACGGCGACGGCGACGGCGACGGGGACGGGGCGGAGGTCGGCGTTGGCGAATCGGGGGTCGGTGAGGTCGGCGCCGGCGGGGAGTTCGACTCTGCCGTCAGGGTGTGCGCTCGGGGCTATGGACATGGGCAACCGCCTTGTGGGGGAAGGCCGGAGGCCACCCGGGCCGGGTGGCCTCCGAAGGTCACGGTGGGTCAGGACAGCGCGGGGATGATGCCCTTGCCGTAGGCGTCGATGGTGGGCTCGATGGCGTCGTGCATGGCGTAGACGGCAAACTGGTCGACGCCGAGGGAGCGGAGCTGTTCGAGCTTGGCGAGCTGCCGCTCGGGGGTGCCGATCAGGCAGAAGCGGTCGACGATCTCGTCGGGGACGAAGGCGGTGTCCGGGTTCCCGGCGCGGCCGTGGTGGCTGTAGTCGTAGCCGTGCCGGTCCTTGATGTAGGCGGTGAGCTCCTCGGGGACCATCGCGGAGTGCTCGCCGTAGCGGGAGACGAGGTCGGCGACGTGGTTGCCGACCATGCCGCCGAACCAGCGGCACTGCTCGCGGGCGTGGGCGAGGGCCTCGGGCGAGTCGTCCGCGGTGACGTAGGCGGGGGCGGCGACGCAGACGGTCACCGACGCCGGGTCGCGGCCGGCCTCGGCGGCGGCGTCGCGCACGGCCTTGACCATCCACTCGGTGAGGTAGGGGTCGGCGAGCTGGAGGATGAAGCCGTCGGCGGCCTGGCCGGTGAGGTGGAGTGCCTTGGGTCCGTACGCGCCCATCCAGACGGGCAGCCGGGCGCCCTCCTTGACCCAGGGGATGTGCATGTCGGTGCCGTCGATCTCGACGGTCCGGCCCTCGGCGAGGTCGCGGATGGCGTGGATGGCCTCGCCGAGGCGGGCGAGGGTGGCGGGGCGGCGGCCGGCGACGCGCTGCGCGGAGTCGCCGCGGCCGATGCCGCAGACGGTGCGGTTGCCGTACATGTCGTTGAGGGTGGCGAACAGGGAGGCGGTGACCTCCCAGGTGCGGGTGGCGGGGTTGGTCACCATCGGGCCGACGACCAGGCGTTCGGTCTCGGCGAGGATGCGGCTGTAGATGACGAAGGGCTCCTGCCAGAGCACCACCGAGTCGAAGGTCCAGCCGTGGGTGAAGCCGGCCGCCTCGGCGCGCTTCATCCGGTCGATGAGCAGCTGGGCGGGCGGGTCGCTCTGCAGGACGAGGCCGATGTCCACGGGTCTCCTAGCGGTCGAGGTACTGGCAGGTGTCGCGCCGCTGGAAGCGGCCGTGGCCGGCGCGGCCGTGGTAGGTGCCGTCGTCGACGACGACGGTGCCGCGGGAGAGGACGGTGCGGACCTTTCCGGTGATCTCCTTGCCCTCGTACGCCGAGTAGTCGACGTTCATGTGGTGGGTCTCGGCGGAGATGGTCTGGACGGCCGTCGGGTCGTAGATCACCACGTCGGCGTCGGCGCCGGGCGCGATGGTGCCCTTGCGCGGGTAGAGGCCGAACATCCGGGCGGGGGTGGCGCAGGCGATCTCGATCCAGCGGCGCCGGGTGATGTGG
The Kitasatospora paranensis genome window above contains:
- a CDS encoding TIGR03842 family LLM class F420-dependent oxidoreductase — protein: MDIGLVLQSDPPAQLLIDRMKRAEAAGFTHGWTFDSVVLWQEPFVIYSRILAETERLVVGPMVTNPATRTWEVTASLFATLNDMYGNRTVCGIGRGDSAQRVAGRRPATLARLGEAIHAIRDLAEGRTVEIDGTDMHIPWVKEGARLPVWMGAYGPKALHLTGQAADGFILQLADPYLTEWMVKAVRDAAAEAGRDPASVTVCVAAPAYVTADDSPEALAHAREQCRWFGGMVGNHVADLVSRYGEHSAMVPEELTAYIKDRHGYDYSHHGRAGNPDTAFVPDEIVDRFCLIGTPERQLAKLEQLRSLGVDQFAVYAMHDAIEPTIDAYGKGIIPALS